A genomic window from Methanobacterium sp. BRmetb2 includes:
- a CDS encoding Holliday junction resolvase — MSKKGSKEERDLVRMLWDSNFAAMRAPASGGATKKPLPDVLAGNGEIYLAIEVKSTSRDKIYINSQKVKGLCEFSNMFGAIPYIGIKFRYKKWLFLSPEDLEVTRNENYRLDKDLAFKKGLELDELIGKGHQVKF, encoded by the coding sequence ATGAGCAAAAAAGGGTCTAAAGAAGAACGTGATTTAGTTAGAATGTTGTGGGATTCTAATTTTGCCGCCATGAGAGCCCCTGCATCAGGTGGAGCAACAAAAAAACCACTTCCAGACGTTTTAGCTGGTAATGGAGAAATTTATCTGGCCATTGAAGTAAAATCAACATCAAGAGATAAAATCTATATCAATTCACAAAAAGTTAAGGGTTTATGTGAATTTTCAAATATGTTTGGGGCTATACCTTATATTGGAATAAAATTTAGATATAAAAAATGGCTTTTTTTAAGTCCTGAAGACCTTGAAGTAACAAGAAACGAAAATTATAGGTTAGATAAAGATTTAGCTTTTAAAAAAGGTTTAGAACTTGATGAATTGATAGGAAAAGGCCATCAAGTTAAATTCTAA
- a CDS encoding radical SAM protein — protein sequence MNLIQKLENFQILDLINKANKITLKEHGKNISLERAIFLSWWCNKGDCAFCYMSSQKPKIKEPQKARRNIKSILAEAELSRRIGWNIEFLSGGYGSFSTGEIKKIAEEIYSITEKPVWLNIGITEDLNEFGEEVTGITGAVEVANPELHEKICPSKSLNDIVSMLKVAGDLGFQKAITIILGLGETPEDLKYLFDLIKDVDIDRITFYSLNPHKDTYFGDKPSPASLYYAGVVSATRIKFPKLKIICGTWIDNLSNIGPLILSGANGITKFPLFKMFGTPYGRKVEEEIYWAGRKCSGTFTDINLLAQGSTHEQLEPFVKRYIDKCLNNK from the coding sequence ATGAATCTCATACAAAAATTAGAAAATTTCCAGATTTTGGATCTTATTAATAAAGCAAATAAAATCACTTTAAAGGAGCATGGTAAAAATATAAGTCTTGAAAGGGCCATCTTTCTTTCATGGTGGTGTAATAAAGGGGATTGTGCTTTTTGTTACATGTCTTCACAGAAACCTAAAATTAAAGAACCTCAAAAAGCTCGAAGAAACATTAAATCCATACTGGCAGAAGCTGAATTATCCAGAAGAATAGGATGGAATATTGAATTTCTATCTGGTGGGTATGGCTCTTTTTCAACTGGTGAGATAAAAAAAATTGCAGAAGAGATATACAGTATAACTGAAAAGCCAGTATGGCTAAACATAGGAATAACTGAAGATTTAAACGAATTCGGTGAAGAAGTAACTGGTATTACTGGAGCAGTTGAAGTAGCGAATCCTGAGTTACATGAAAAAATATGTCCTAGTAAGTCGTTAAATGACATAGTAAGCATGCTTAAGGTTGCAGGGGATTTGGGATTTCAAAAAGCCATAACTATAATTTTAGGGTTGGGAGAAACCCCAGAAGATCTGAAATATCTTTTTGATTTAATCAAAGATGTGGATATTGATAGGATAACATTTTATTCGTTGAATCCTCATAAAGACACTTATTTTGGTGATAAACCATCACCAGCTTCATTATATTATGCTGGAGTAGTTTCTGCAACCAGGATAAAGTTTCCTAAGCTGAAAATAATCTGTGGAACTTGGATTGATAATCTGTCTAATATAGGTCCTCTAATTTTAAGTGGAGCAAATGGAATTACAAAATTTCCATTATTTAAAATGTTTGGGACACCTTATGGTCGTAAAGTAGAAGAAGAGATTTACTGGGCTGGAAGAAAATGTTCGGGAACCTTTACAGATATTAATTTATTAGCCCAGGGAAGTACCCATGAACAATTGGAGCCCTTTGTAAAAAGATATATTGATAAATGTCTTAATAATAAATAA
- the gatB gene encoding Asp-tRNA(Asn)/Glu-tRNA(Gln) amidotransferase GatCAB subunit B codes for MKCGLEIHVQLETDSKLFCTCHTNYQEASPNTNICFVCLNQPGAKPYPPNQKAMEGAIKIALMLGCKISDEVTYFMRKHYNYPDLSSGYQRTSVPIGYEGEMNGVRIREVHIEEDPGQYKPDMGVVDFNRSGIPLIEIVTEPDMNSPEAARTFLRELIRVLEYSGNARGEGTMRADVNISLEGGKRVEIKNINSIKGAFKALKFEMVRQKNLINRGVTIKQETRAFLESQMITVSMRLKEEAEDYRYIPDPDLPPMIAQEEQIEDIKEKMPEPPHIKTQRFVEQYGIEEQHAKVLTSELELADAFEEVAKNVDPDFAALWMRDELKRVIYYNKMTFAQSGITPSQITELLKLLEDKKITTKAAQRIIENMPNNPSRPGQIAEELGLIGVIEDEGIIKAVKQAIDENPQAVEDYKEGKKESLNFLVGQVMRLTRGKAEPAKTVEMLKEYI; via the coding sequence ATGAAATGCGGATTGGAAATTCACGTTCAACTTGAAACTGATTCTAAACTTTTTTGTACATGTCATACAAACTACCAGGAAGCTTCTCCCAACACCAATATATGTTTTGTTTGTTTGAATCAACCTGGTGCTAAGCCTTATCCTCCCAACCAAAAAGCGATGGAAGGAGCAATAAAAATAGCTTTAATGTTGGGATGCAAAATATCTGACGAAGTAACCTATTTTATGAGAAAACACTATAATTATCCTGATTTATCTTCAGGATACCAGCGTACATCCGTACCTATTGGATATGAAGGGGAGATGAACGGGGTTAGAATTAGAGAAGTTCATATAGAAGAAGATCCAGGCCAGTACAAACCAGATATGGGTGTAGTAGATTTTAACCGATCTGGAATCCCTCTGATTGAAATTGTCACCGAACCAGATATGAATTCTCCTGAAGCAGCCAGAACATTTCTGAGGGAATTGATAAGGGTTTTAGAATATAGTGGCAATGCTCGTGGTGAGGGAACCATGCGGGCGGATGTTAACATTTCTCTTGAAGGAGGTAAAAGAGTTGAAATCAAAAACATTAACTCTATTAAGGGCGCTTTCAAGGCATTGAAGTTTGAAATGGTACGTCAGAAGAACCTTATCAATAGAGGAGTTACCATAAAACAGGAAACACGGGCTTTTCTTGAATCACAAATGATAACAGTATCTATGAGGCTTAAAGAAGAGGCTGAAGATTATCGTTATATCCCTGATCCAGATCTACCTCCTATGATAGCACAGGAAGAACAAATTGAAGATATTAAAGAAAAAATGCCTGAACCACCACATATTAAGACGCAAAGGTTCGTTGAACAATATGGAATTGAGGAACAACATGCCAAGGTACTAACATCTGAATTGGAACTGGCTGATGCTTTTGAAGAAGTGGCAAAAAATGTTGATCCTGATTTTGCAGCTTTATGGATGAGAGACGAGCTAAAGAGAGTGATTTATTACAATAAAATGACATTTGCTCAAAGTGGTATAACTCCTTCACAGATTACTGAGCTTTTGAAGTTGCTTGAAGATAAAAAAATAACCACTAAGGCAGCTCAAAGAATTATTGAAAATATGCCTAATAATCCATCAAGACCAGGTCAGATTGCAGAGGAATTAGGATTAATAGGTGTAATTGAAGATGAAGGAATCATTAAAGCTGTTAAACAAGCAATAGATGAAAATCCACAGGCAGTTGAAGATTATAAAGAGGGAAAAAAGGAATCTTTGAATTTCTTGGTGGGTCAAGTCATGCGCCTCACTCGGGGAAAAGCAGAGCCGGCTAAGACAGTAGAAATGCTTAAAGAATATATTTAA
- a CDS encoding phosphoribosyl-ATP diphosphatase codes for MKEKIISEVYEILEDRRDNPIDSYTSKLMMDDEKLAEDKILEKIGEEAAEVIIASKNNENLVYEATDLIFHTLMLLVYKKVDIDELFLEFQKRRK; via the coding sequence GTGAAAGAGAAAATAATAAGTGAAGTTTATGAAATCTTGGAGGATAGGCGAGATAATCCCATAGATTCTTACACTTCCAAATTGATGATGGATGATGAAAAATTAGCAGAAGATAAAATACTGGAAAAGATTGGTGAAGAAGCAGCCGAAGTTATAATAGCATCTAAAAATAATGAAAATCTTGTTTACGAGGCAACAGATCTTATATTTCACACATTAATGCTTTTAGTCTACAAAAAAGTAGATATTGACGAACTTTTTTTAGAATTTCAAAAAAGAAGAAAATAA